In Bacilli bacterium PM5-9, the sequence AATATTAACACTTAACATATTTCTTACCCCCTAAACCATTTCTATTGCATTAACTGGACAAGCAGCTATACAAGCTTGACATTTAATACACTCATCTTGATTGATAACATGAAGTTCTTTAACTTTTCCTTCAATACAACTAACTGGGCAAACACGAGCACATTTAGTACAACCAATACATCTATCACTAATTTCAATTCTTAGTAAATCCTTACAAACTCCTGCAGGACATTTTTTATCATCAACATGAGCTAAATATTCATCATAGAAATATTTAAGAGTTGAAACAACAGGGTTAGCTGCTGTCTTACCTAAACCACAAAGTGATGCTGAAGTAACTGTTTTTGATAAATCAGCAAGGTTTTCTAAATCTTTATGAGTTCCTTGACCTTTAGTAATTTTTACTAACATTTCAAGAAGTCTTGTTGTTCCAATACGACATGGAGTACATTTCCCACATGATTCTTCACATGTAAACTCTAAATAGAATTTAGCAATGTCAACCATACAGTTATCTTCATCTAAAACAATCATTCCACCTGAACCCATCATTGAACCAATTTCAACTAACGATTCATAATCAATTGGTGTATCTAAGAATTGTGCAGGAATTACCCCACCAGATGGTCCACCTGTTTGAACAGCTTTAAATTCTCTATCATTAGGAATTCCTCCACCGATTTCAAAAACAAGCTCTCTTAATGTTGTTCCCATTGGAACTTCCACTAAACCAATATTTCTAACTTTACCACCTAAAGCAAATACTTTTGTTCCTTTAGATTTTTCAGTACCAATACTACTGAACCATTCTGAACCATTTAAGAAAATGATTGGAACATTTGCTAAAGTTTCAACGTTGTTTGTACAAGTTGGCATTCCCCATAAACCTTGTTCAGATGGGAATACGTTTTTATTGAATGGCTCTCCTCTTGAACCTTCAATTGATCTCATTAATGCTGTTTCTTCACCACATACAAAGGCACCAGCACCATATTTAATTTCAATATCAAAATTGAAACCAGTTCCTAAAATGTTTTCACCTAATAAACCAGCTTTTCTAGCTTGATCTAAAGCGATTTCTAATCTATGGATTGCTAAAGGATATTCTGCACGAATATAAACAAATCCAGTATCAGAACCAATACAATATCCAGCAATTGCCATTGCTTCAATAATGCTATGTGGATCTCCTTCTAATAGAGAACGGTCCATAAATGCACCTGGATCTCCCTCATCAGCATTACAAATTACATATTTCTTTTCACCAGTCGCTTTTCTTGTTGCATCCCATTTAATACCAGTAGGGAAACCAGCTCCACCACGACCTCTTAATCCAGAATCAATTAAAAGTTTTGTGCTAGCTTCTGGATTAGCTTCTTCTAAAACTTTAGCTAAAGCTAAATATCCTTTTGCAGCAATGTACTCTTCTATTTCTTCAGGGTCAATAATACCACAATTACGTAAAGCAATTCTTAATTGCTTTTTATAGAATTCCA encodes:
- a CDS encoding NADH:ubiquinone oxidoreductase subunit F (NADH-binding)/(2Fe-2S) ferredoxin/NAD-dependent dihydropyrimidine dehydrogenase PreA subunit (product_source=COG1894/COG3411/COG1146; cath_funfam=3.30.70.20,3.40.30.10; cog=COG1146,COG1894,COG3411; pfam=PF01257,PF01512,PF10531,PF10589,PF14697; smart=SM00928; superfamily=140490,142019,142984,52833,54862) — its product is MKVNSIEELKELHVSKLPLLALRQAKAHVGKERVLMVCGGTGCHSASSQELLENLREEVKSQGVSDLVEVKATGCFGFCAEGPIIKVFPDDVFYVKVKPEDAKRIVCEHLIGGTPVEDLLFLEPTINEKVQTMQEMEFYKKQLRIALRNCGIIDPEEIEEYIAAKGYLALAKVLEEANPEASTKLLIDSGLRGRGGAGFPTGIKWDATRKATGEKKYVICNADEGDPGAFMDRSLLEGDPHSIIEAMAIAGYCIGSDTGFVYIRAEYPLAIHRLEIALDQARKAGLLGENILGTGFNFDIEIKYGAGAFVCGEETALMRSIEGSRGEPFNKNVFPSEQGLWGMPTCTNNVETLANVPIIFLNGSEWFSSIGTEKSKGTKVFALGGKVRNIGLVEVPMGTTLRELVFEIGGGIPNDREFKAVQTGGPSGGVIPAQFLDTPIDYESLVEIGSMMGSGGMIVLDEDNCMVDIAKFYLEFTCEESCGKCTPCRIGTTRLLEMLVKITKGQGTHKDLENLADLSKTVTSASLCGLGKTAANPVVSTLKYFYDEYLAHVDDKKCPAGVCKDLLRIEISDRCIGCTKCARVCPVSCIEGKVKELHVINQDECIKCQACIAACPVNAIEMV